CCGACAGCCTTTCCCATATTATACAGTCCAAAACAACCGACAGCATCCGGGCAAATGCCAATCTTTTACTTTCCGATTACTGGCGCGCAAAAGACACCCTTAAAAGCAAATCTTACCTCACAGCGGGAAAACGCCTGTCGGCTAAATATCCTGTACTCAAAGCAGCAGCTTATTTTTACGAAGGCCAGTATTACAGCAGCCTGAATCCGGAAAAAGCCAAACTGTTATTACAAAAAGCTACAAAGGCCTTAGCTGTTTTTAAAGTCCCTTTCAGTAAAGAAATCGAGGCTGCCGCCTGGTATAACTATGCTATTGCAGTCCGGAATGAAAAAGGCGACAGCTTTTTGATCAAGACATTACTCGAAAAATCCATTCCGTTAGCTACCCAATCCGGGAAACCGGAAAAAACAGCACATTATTATTCGCAGCTGGGAACGCTCCTCATGTATAATGCCCAGTTTGACAAGGCGGAAATCTATTTTAACAAAACCATCGGATTATTGGCAACCCAACATCCGAAATCGACCGTATTAATGCTTGCCTATTTGGGTGCCGCCAGCAACTATATCTACAAAGCCAACACTGATGAAGCGAAAATAATGCTGGACAAAGCCAAAAAGATACTGGAGCCTTATCCGGAATCGTCCCATTATCCGAACTACTACTATACAGAAGGGCTGTATTACACTGCCAAAACATATTACAACAGCGCACTGAAAAGTCTGGACAACGGTATCCGGCTTGCAATAAACAACAACCAGAAAGTGCTGTTACAAATGCTTATTTTCAGAAAGTATAACATTTATCTGGAGCAGAAAGAGTTTAAGAATGCCAAGCAGTTACTCCTTTCCGTATTAAAAGAAGGAACTCTGGCTGCCGATGTGAACAATCGCAAAATGTTTTATACCCAGCTGGCAACCGTTAATGAGTACCTCAATGATATGGGCGAAGCTTATCTGTGGCAAAAAAAATACAGCAAATTAAGCGACAGTCTTAACGAAAGCAACCTGAAAGAGCGAATTAACGAAATGGAAATCCGCTTCCACAACGCCGAGAACCAAAAGAAGATTACGGCTTTGGAAACAGAAAAAAAACAGGTGGCCCTGTCTGCCAAAAACCATCGTTTGTTTAGCTGGTTACTGGCTGCCATTTCCCTGTTCTTCCTGGTCATTGCAATGCTTTCGTTTGCTTTTTACAAAAATCAGAAAAGACTTTCCCGACAAAAAGAGATCAACCATTTACAGCAGCTAAAAGAACTGAAGCAGCAACAGTTGCTCTCCAATACAGAAGCCATGCTGGAAGGCGAAGAACGGGAGCGCCGCCGGCTGGCCAGTGATTTACATGATGGTCTGGGCGGTATGCTGGCCGGAGTCAAAATCAAATTGTCCGGTGCAACTGCTCACAAAGACCGCACACCCGATCCGGATGAACTGAATAAAATTACCGGACAGCTCGACAATGCCGTTACCGAGCTTCGCCGCATTGCCCGCAACATGATGCCGGAAACACTACTGCGCTTTGGTTTGCAAACCGCATTAAAAGACCTTTGCGAATCCCTGCAAACCAGCTCCTGCACTATTAATTATGAAGCCTTTAATATCGACAGCAATATGACGCTTTCTACCCAGGTTATTATTTACCGGATTGTACAGGAAGCGTTGTCGAATGCTATCCGCCATTCGGAAGCCAATGTTATCCTGGTACAATGCAGCCAGAACGGCAACCTGTTTTTTATTACCGTGGAAGACAACGGAAAAGGGTTTGACAGCAGCATACTGGAACATAAAAAGGGCATCGGAATTACCAATATTGAAAACCGTATCAAATATCTTAGCGGAAAAATGGAGATCAATACCGCTCCAAACGAAGGAACCGCAATAAATGTAGAACTATATGTCTGAACCCGCTAAAATAATACTCGCCATTGTTGACGACCATCCTATCGTTATTGAAGGGTTAAAAACACTACTCAAAGGAGAAAAAAATATCACCGCTGTAAGCTTTACCAACGGAGCGTCTTTTCTTGACTTTTTACAAAGCAATAAGGTCGATATTGTTTTACTTGATATTATGCTTCCGGATTATCACGGTATTGAGCTGTGTAAAATAATAAAGAAAGCGGCTCCCGAAACGGTAATACTTGGATTGAGCAACCAGTCCGAACGCAGCATTATGATGCAGTTGCTTCAAAACGGTGCCGGCGGTTACCTGCTTAAAAATGCCGATGCCGGCGAATTGCTGGATTGTATTGCTGAAGCGCTGGAAGGCAAACTGACCTTTAGCAAGGAAGCCAAAGAAATCATGCTGAAACCTTCCCAAAACGAATGGAAGGCCATTCCGACACTTACTAAAAGGGAAAAACAGATTCTGGAAAAAATTGCAAACGGCGAAACCACCGCCACCATTGCCGAAGCACTCTTTGTGAGCCCGCTAACGGTAGAAACACACCGCAGAAACCTGTTGCAGAAATTTGGCGCTAAAAATGTAGCAGAACTCATTAAAATGGCTGTGGAGTACAAGCTGCTCTAAAAGCCGCTTTTGTTTGAACAAGGCAAGAATTAAACGCATTCCTGTCCAGTATTATTTCAGTTGCCGGTAATATTCTTTTTCCGCGATATCAAAATGTTCGGTGGCATACCGCAACATCGTTCTGGGCATGGCCGCCGCATGTACGTCTAAAAAGCGTTTCAGCCGGGTTTTATCGGTTTTTCCGGCCTGCCGGAGCCATCCGCCCACCGCTTTATGAATAAGGTCTTCCCGGTCGTTAACCAGAATAGCGGCAATGGCAAAAGTATCGTCTGGCTGTTTATTTCTTAAAAAGTAAGCGGTGCTCACTATTGCCGTACGCCTTGCCCACCTATCGTCCGACTGTGCTAATTCGTATAGAATATCCCTTGGTTTATCCTCAAGATAGCGCCCGATTACATACTGGCAGCTCACATCTACCAGATCCCAGTTATTGATCCGGTCCAAGCGGCGTAAATACAATTCAAACATCGCCTTTCTTTCCGGTTCGGTTGTTTTTTTACTCCGTCCCTTTTTATCCATAATGCTCAATGCTCCTGCCCGGATTTCATGTATCGGGCTGTCCAGCAACAGCTCCACCTCGTCCAGCGGCATAGTCATAAAGGCCGCTGCAATTTTAAAGAGTTCTCCCATGCGTATGCCCATAAAAACATCACCGGCACCATATTCTCCTTCTCCGGTTTTAAAATACCGCTGTAATTTTTCTTTTTCCACATCCGACTGGTGAAGTTGTAACGCGGTTATAAAGTCTGCTGCTGTCTGGTTTTGCATCGCTTTGTAGTATCGCTTTCAAATATATAAAAACTACAGCCCCGATTATCCTTTGCTACCCAATAAAAAAGAGTGCCTTCCGACACTCTTTTCTAATCATGCTGAGGTACCCCGCCCGCCTGAACTAACTCCCCAATTAGCCAGACAATAATAAACACCACCCTTAAGTTGAGAAAGACCCTCACTGTTTGTATCTATCTTTATCCGTAAGGTACCTCATAACATACTAAAACCAATAAATTGGCCATGTCACTTTTCAGAACCACATTCCGAAAAATCCAAATGAAAAAAAACTATGAGCATTTTCAAATTTTTCAGTTGATAGCTCCTTTAATTCCTTAACAAATCAAGGAGCATCAACATTAACAAAAAATTACCTTATGTAAGGAAAACAGGAAAACCATACTACTTTTCACTTAACGCAATTAACCTGTTTTCACTTGAAGAACGATTCAAAGTAAAAGCAAAATGGACTAATTTGGATACCTGTCCGGTACGCATTTATACGCAATACCCTTAAAAAAACACAATTGATTATTTATCAAACATATACAAAACGAACATTTCTCAGATTTGCGTGTCCGCGTATGGATTTGCGTGTTTTTGCGTATTGGAATTGCTGCTTTTCAGGTATTTCTTAAAAAGCAAATCCGCAATAGCATTACACAAAATCAACACTATAGTCAAAAAAAGAAGCATTATTTATCAAAACACAAATAGCATTGTTAATTTTTTTAACTTTGACTAACCAAAAAACAAAAAACATGGAAATTAATTTTTTAGCATTAGTCTTAGCGGCACTATCCACACTTGTTGTTGGATTTATCTGGTACAACCCTAAAGTATTTGGTACGATATGGATGAAAGAGGCCGGAATGACCGAAGAGAAGATGAAAGGAGCCAATATGTTTGTTATTTTCGGAATGGCAATTGTATATGCTTTCTTTATTTCTTTTATTTTACAAATCCTTACAATTCATCAGTATGGCGCACTGGGAATGGTTGGTGGAGACCCCAGCCTTGCCAAACCTTCTTACCATGCTTTTATGGCCGATTACGGGGATGCTTTCCGTACTTTTAAACACGGCATGCTGCACGGTTTTATTTCCGGACTGTTTTTTGCACTTCCGGTTGTCGGAACCGGTGCCTTATTTGAAAGACGCTCGTGGCGCTACACGTTAATTGCCGGAGGTTTTTGGGTAATTAGCTGTATGATTATGGGTGGTATTGTTTGTGCTATGAAATAGAAAATTTTGTTTTAACATTTATTTTAATACTAATCGCTCTACATTTGTGGAGCGATTCTTTCTTTTGTGAATACAGACACTACGTACAAAATTTATCCGGCTGTTTCAGAAGTCCCAACAAACTGGGATACTATTGCCCATTCCAATATATTTCTTTCTACTGCTTATTTAAAAGCACTGGAAAAATCGGCTCCGGCAAATATGATCTGCCATTATATCGGTTTGTTTCAGAATCAAGAACTGGTAGGTATTGCGCTTTCCCAGTTTTTAGATCTCAATAAGGTAGGTTCATTCGGAGAAAGGGATAACTGCCTGAAAACTTCCGTCCGGAATTTTGTTTTTAAAAATTTCAGCTCACATGTATTGTTCATTGGCAACAATATGCTCACCGGGCAGAATGCCTACGCTTTGCTTGATACAATTAGCAATACAGACGCTGTTGCACTGCTCTTCCAGGCATCGGAAGCACTGAAAGAGATCTTCCGCAAAAAGCGCTTAAAAATTCACTTAACGGTTTTTAAAGATTTCTCCGAAACGGAAACGGAATATTTTAAGACCCCGGATTTCGCTTCTTTTTATCGTTTTACGACCCAGCCGAATATGGTTTTTGATATTCCGGAATCCTGGCAGCATGAAACCGATTATATCCAGGCGCTGACAAAAAAATACCGGGACCAGTACAAACGATCTCACAAAAAGGCGGAAGCAATCCAAAAAAAGAAATTTTCACTGGACGATATTCAGGCTCATAATCCGGTTATTAACCGCCTGTATGAAAATGTGGCCAAAAATGCTCCTTTTAATACGTTCTTTCTGGCTGACAATCATTTTTATAAGCTGAAAAAACTACTCAAAGATCAATTCCTGTTTTACGGTTATTTCCTTGACGACAAGCTGATCGGTTTTAATACGCTGATTAAAAACGGAACTGCAATAGACACCTATTTCCTGGGTTATGACGAAGAGCATCAACGGGAAAAAATGCTGTATCTGAACATGCTTTATGATATGGTAGCCTATTCCATTAACAAAGGGTTCTCAAAAATCGTTTTTGCGCGGACTGCCCTGGAGATCAAAAGTTCCATTGGTGCCAAACCTCAGGAAATGTATGGCTATATCAGGCACAGCAATCCTTTGGTAAACCGCCATATCGCCCGTCTTTTCAAATCGCTGGAGCCGGAAACCCTCTGGCAGGAACGAAATCCTTTTAAATAAAAAAAGAGGCTGTTTGCACAACCTCTTCTGTTTTTTTTAAGAGTTCACTTCTATTTCCTCCTGTACTTTTTCCCATTCTTCCAGGAACTGGTCCAGATCTTTTTTCTTTTTCTCATAGGCTGCGAAAAAGGAAGCATCCTGCATTAATTTTTCATAATTATCCGCCAGTGCCTTATCATCTTTCTGGATTTCTTTTTCCAGCTGCTGAATCTGGCTTTCAATTTTACTCAGCTTATTCTGCAGGCTTTTATTCTTTTTCTGTTCTTCGTAAGACAGTGCTTTATTTTCTTTCTGAACCGTTTCCTTTACCACATCTTTCTTCTCCACTTCCCGCATGTTCTGTACATTGCGCTGTTCCAGGAAGAAGTTGATATCGCCTAAATATTCGCGGATCTTCTGGTCTTTAAATTCATAAACAATGTTAGACATTCCCTGCAGGAAGTCACGGTCGTGCGATACCAATAACAGGGTTCCTTCAAATTTCTGTAAAGCGGCTTTCAGTACATTCTTGGATTTAATATCCAGGTGATTCGTAGGCTCATCCATTACCAGCACATTAATAGGCTGTAACAGTAATTTACAAAGTGCCAAACGGTTTCTTTCTCCTCCGGAAAGTACTTTTACCTTTTTCTCCACATCATCGCCTCTAAACAGGAAAGCTCCCAGCATGTCACGCACTTTGGAACGGTTGGAATCTGTTGCCGCTTCCGTCATGGTATCCAATAAGGTTTTTTCACCATCTAAATACTCTGCCTGATTTTGCGCGAAATACCCCAACTGAACATTATGCCCCAATTTGATGGTTCCGTCATATTCAAATTCATTTACGATGGCTTTGATAAAAGTGGATTTCCCTTGTCCGTTCTGACCAACAAAGGCAATTTTACTGCCCCGTTCTACCAATAGCGATATTTCTTTTAAGATGGTTTTCTCACCGTAACTTTTCGTAACATGTTCCGCTTCAATCACTACTCTGCCCGGTATCATCGAAACCGGAAAGGAAATGCTCATTACAGAGTTATCGTCCTCATCCACTTCGATACGTTCCACTTTATCCAATTTCTTGATTAAAGACTGCGCCATCGAAGCTTTGGAAGCTTTGGCACGGAATTTCTCGATCAGTTTTTCGGTTTCCTCTATTTTTTTAGCCTGGTTTTTTTGTGTAGCCAATTGTTTCTCGCGGATTTCCTGACGTAAAACCAGGTATTCCGTATATGGCTTATTAAAATCGTAGGCTTTTCCTAACGAAATCTCAATGGTTCTGTTCGTTACGTTATCCAAAAACATTTTATCGTGGGAAAC
This region of Flavobacterium inviolabile genomic DNA includes:
- a CDS encoding GNAT family N-acetyltransferase; the encoded protein is MNTDTTYKIYPAVSEVPTNWDTIAHSNIFLSTAYLKALEKSAPANMICHYIGLFQNQELVGIALSQFLDLNKVGSFGERDNCLKTSVRNFVFKNFSSHVLFIGNNMLTGQNAYALLDTISNTDAVALLFQASEALKEIFRKKRLKIHLTVFKDFSETETEYFKTPDFASFYRFTTQPNMVFDIPESWQHETDYIQALTKKYRDQYKRSHKKAEAIQKKKFSLDDIQAHNPVINRLYENVAKNAPFNTFFLADNHFYKLKKLLKDQFLFYGYFLDDKLIGFNTLIKNGTAIDTYFLGYDEEHQREKMLYLNMLYDMVAYSINKGFSKIVFARTALEIKSSIGAKPQEMYGYIRHSNPLVNRHIARLFKSLEPETLWQERNPFK
- a CDS encoding ABC-F family ATP-binding cassette domain-containing protein; amino-acid sequence: MLNIHNLSVSFGGTYLFEEVTFRLGAGDRVGLVGKNGAGKSTMLKILSRELAPDSGSIATEKEVKIGFLKQDIDFVKGRTVLDEAYQAFEEIKHAEFKMEEINHQLATRTDYESAEYSELIEQLSDVTHHYEILGGYNYIGDTEKILLGLGFKREDFDKLTDTFSGGWRMRIELAKLLLQTNDILLLDEPTNHLDIESIIWLENFLRSFPGVVVIVSHDKMFLDNVTNRTIEISLGKAYDFNKPYTEYLVLRQEIREKQLATQKNQAKKIEETEKLIEKFRAKASKASMAQSLIKKLDKVERIEVDEDDNSVMSISFPVSMIPGRVVIEAEHVTKSYGEKTILKEISLLVERGSKIAFVGQNGQGKSTFIKAIVNEFEYDGTIKLGHNVQLGYFAQNQAEYLDGEKTLLDTMTEAATDSNRSKVRDMLGAFLFRGDDVEKKVKVLSGGERNRLALCKLLLQPINVLVMDEPTNHLDIKSKNVLKAALQKFEGTLLLVSHDRDFLQGMSNIVYEFKDQKIREYLGDINFFLEQRNVQNMREVEKKDVVKETVQKENKALSYEEQKKNKSLQNKLSKIESQIQQLEKEIQKDDKALADNYEKLMQDASFFAAYEKKKKDLDQFLEEWEKVQEEIEVNS
- a CDS encoding DNA alkylation repair protein; the protein is MQNQTAADFITALQLHQSDVEKEKLQRYFKTGEGEYGAGDVFMGIRMGELFKIAAAFMTMPLDEVELLLDSPIHEIRAGALSIMDKKGRSKKTTEPERKAMFELYLRRLDRINNWDLVDVSCQYVIGRYLEDKPRDILYELAQSDDRWARRTAIVSTAYFLRNKQPDDTFAIAAILVNDREDLIHKAVGGWLRQAGKTDKTRLKRFLDVHAAAMPRTMLRYATEHFDIAEKEYYRQLK
- a CDS encoding sensor histidine kinase is translated as MSRIVSLKKIIFFIGLWLYFSSPLGAQQLLPVNEKTYADSLSHIIQSKTTDSIRANANLLLSDYWRAKDTLKSKSYLTAGKRLSAKYPVLKAAAYFYEGQYYSSLNPEKAKLLLQKATKALAVFKVPFSKEIEAAAWYNYAIAVRNEKGDSFLIKTLLEKSIPLATQSGKPEKTAHYYSQLGTLLMYNAQFDKAEIYFNKTIGLLATQHPKSTVLMLAYLGAASNYIYKANTDEAKIMLDKAKKILEPYPESSHYPNYYYTEGLYYTAKTYYNSALKSLDNGIRLAINNNQKVLLQMLIFRKYNIYLEQKEFKNAKQLLLSVLKEGTLAADVNNRKMFYTQLATVNEYLNDMGEAYLWQKKYSKLSDSLNESNLKERINEMEIRFHNAENQKKITALETEKKQVALSAKNHRLFSWLLAAISLFFLVIAMLSFAFYKNQKRLSRQKEINHLQQLKELKQQQLLSNTEAMLEGEERERRRLASDLHDGLGGMLAGVKIKLSGATAHKDRTPDPDELNKITGQLDNAVTELRRIARNMMPETLLRFGLQTALKDLCESLQTSSCTINYEAFNIDSNMTLSTQVIIYRIVQEALSNAIRHSEANVILVQCSQNGNLFFITVEDNGKGFDSSILEHKKGIGITNIENRIKYLSGKMEINTAPNEGTAINVELYV
- a CDS encoding response regulator transcription factor, yielding MSEPAKIILAIVDDHPIVIEGLKTLLKGEKNITAVSFTNGASFLDFLQSNKVDIVLLDIMLPDYHGIELCKIIKKAAPETVILGLSNQSERSIMMQLLQNGAGGYLLKNADAGELLDCIAEALEGKLTFSKEAKEIMLKPSQNEWKAIPTLTKREKQILEKIANGETTATIAEALFVSPLTVETHRRNLLQKFGAKNVAELIKMAVEYKLL
- a CDS encoding DUF1761 domain-containing protein, which encodes MEINFLALVLAALSTLVVGFIWYNPKVFGTIWMKEAGMTEEKMKGANMFVIFGMAIVYAFFISFILQILTIHQYGALGMVGGDPSLAKPSYHAFMADYGDAFRTFKHGMLHGFISGLFFALPVVGTGALFERRSWRYTLIAGGFWVISCMIMGGIVCAMK